In the Sarcophilus harrisii chromosome 1, mSarHar1.11, whole genome shotgun sequence genome, one interval contains:
- the SLC9A3R2 gene encoding Na(+)/H(+) exchange regulatory cofactor NHE-RF2, with protein MAKDQLRPRLCRMIKGEQGYGFHLHGEKGKSGQFIRKVEPGSPAEAAALRAGDRLVEVNGVNVEKETHLQVVQRIKAVEGETRLLVVDKETDEYLASLHLTCTEEMAHRGVLPSAPASPRDNGNLWEPQPETRSPRAMGGSFSSQKDVPGTPRELRPRLCHLHKGPNGYGFNLHSEKSRPGQYIRAVDAGSPAAHSGLRPQDRLIEVNGRNVEGLRHAEVVSSIKAHEEEARLLVVDPETDAYFKRLRVVPTEEHVTGPLPSLITNGMSPPQINGGSTCSSRSDLQNVDKDTEDSDVAKRDPFQESGLHLSPTAAEAKEKARAKRVNKRAPQMDWNKKREIFSNF; from the exons ATGGCCAAGGACCAACTGCGGCCCCGGCTGTGCCGGATGATCAAGGGCGAGCAGGGCTACGGTTTCCACCTGCACGGAGAAAAGGGCAAAAGTGGCCAATTCATTCGCAAGGTGGAGCCGGGCTCCCCGGCGGAGGCGGCAGCGCTGCGCGCTGGGGACCGGCTGGTGGAGGTGAATGGGGTCAACGTGGAGAAGGAGACGCACCTCCAG GTGGTACAGAGGATCAAGGCTGTAGAGGGTGAGACCCGACTCCTGGTGGTGGACAAGGAGACAGACGAATACCTGGCCAGCCTGCATCTGACTTGCACAGAGGAGATGGCTCATCGTGGGGTTCTGCCTTCAGCTCCCGCATCCCCCCGGGATAATGGCAACTTGTGGGAGCCCCAGCCAGAGACCCGGTCCCCAAGGGCTATGGGGGGCAGCTTCAGCAGCCAGAAG GATGTGCCTGGAACACCTCGCGAGCTGCGCCCACGTCTCTGTCACCTCCACAAAGGCCCCAATGGCTACGGCTTCAACCTGCATAGTGAAAAGTCCCGTCCCGGGCAGTACATTCGTGCTGTGGATGCTGGGTCCCCTGCTGCCCACTCTGGCCTTCGGCCCCAGGACCGGCTAATTGAG GTAAATGGCCGGAATGTGGAGGGACTTCGCCATGCTGAAGTTGTGTCCAGCATCAAGGCCCACGAGGAGGAGGCACGGCTGCTTGTGGTTGACCCTGAGACTGACGCCTACTTCAAGAGGCTACGGGTAGTGCCCACGGAGGAGCATGTTACAG GTCCGCTACCTTCCTTGATTACCAATGGCATGAGCCCACCCCAG ATCAATGGTGGCTCGACTTGCTCGTCTCGGAGTGATCTGCAGAATGTGGACAAGGACACAGAG GACAGCGACGTGGCCAAGCGGGACCCGTTCCAGGAGAGCGGGCTGCACCTAAGCCCCACCGCGGCAGAAGCCAAGGAGAAGGCCCGGGCAAAGCGCGTCAACAAGAGGGCCCCGCAGATGGACTGGAACAAGAAGCGAGAGATTTTTAGCAATTTCTGA